One Leucoraja erinacea ecotype New England chromosome 18, Leri_hhj_1, whole genome shotgun sequence genomic window, tactcatggacatttttcatcatgtcggAAAAAaaaccccgacctacttgatgccacgagtacccacgacCTTGTGAcgcccatgctgcgagtatgagtcaagggcaaactcggcagaggtcgtgaaagtgggacaggccattcagtcaagaaagctgctgctgctgcctcacgacTCCAGAGGCCCtggtcctgacctcggatgcaatctgtatggagtttgcataatcttcctgtgagcatgtgggttttTCCGTAGTGCTCAATTTTCATCCCGCATCCCAAAATTGTGCAGATTGATAGTTTAATTGACTGCTGCAAATCTTCCGCACCAATGGTTGGGTCAGGGTGAACCACCCAAACAGcatggaataggccatttggccaaatgTCCACACTGAACAAAGTACCTCGGGCAGCTAGTCCTGTTTGTCCCATGTCTtttaacctttcccatccatgttacTGTCCAACTGTCTTCCAAACATTCTCATTGTACCCGCCTCTACACATTCTACAGCAcctcgtttcatatacccaccacccaatgTGTGAAAAACATTCTCTCTCACCTTATGCATATGCTGTCTAATTTTAGACTCCCCTTCCACCTTGAGTTTTAGGAACCTCTAAGATCACTCCATAAATTAGTTTCAGCCTATCCAGTCACTCCTTGTAACTCAAACCCCTCATTtccagcaacatccttgtcaataaattctgcaccctctctaattaCATCATTACATAGCAACTGGAATTGTATTCAATATTCCATCTCTTAttccccaaccaatgaaggcaagcaagtCCTGTGCCATTACCACCCTGGCTACATTTTTATCATTTCCACCAAACTATGTACAATGTGCCCCTTTGATAATCTAGAACACTGCCCTCTGCCATTCACGTCCTGCCTCTTCACTTATTTTTcagttaaattctatctgccatttctttacgcACTTTCCCAGTTTATCTTAATCCTGCTACCATCTTTACTGTCCACTGTACCATCAAATTGTGCCATCAACAATCTAAATTAATATAACCATGCACAAAGTTAGATTataggtactttcccttgcagccgcaagagatgctacacttgtcgctttacctcccccgtcgactccattcaaggacccaagcaatcgttccaggtgtgacagaggtccacctgcatctcctccaacctcatctattgtatccgctgatctacatcggtgaggccaagcgtaggcttggcgaccgTTTtgcccgaacacctccgctcagtccgcattaaccaacctgatctccctgtggctcagcccttctacaccccctcccattccgaatccgacctttctgtcctgggcctccaccatgaccagagtgagcaccaccggaaattggaagagcagcacctcatattccgcttgggcagtctgcttgaacattgacctccaatttccggtagcccttgttgcctccccttcccagctctccctcagccctctggctccttccccttccccttccttccccctgcATCAGTCTGTTTTGGGCCGAACATTtctatgttgcctatttcctttgctccatagatgctgctgcacccgctgagtttctccagcacttttgtccaccttagaTTATAGTCAAGCAGTCTTGCAGCAGTTGAGCCATGGTAGCTCATGAAAACGTGGTGTTGAGCTGTCGTGTTCAGCAGTGTCCTCGTGGAAACCTGGTCTAGAGTTGTCATGTTCAGCAATGCCAGGACAGCTTTTGCTGTAGATACTCCAAACATTACCAGCATGAGacaggtcaaacagcatttcATTTTGTGTTGGTTCTTCATCTTCCACAGGCCAACAATGTGACATTCCCCTCATCACCATTACTCTGAACCCTCTTCAGTTTCCATAACCACACAAAAAATACTTTTACCAAAAAAGGTTTTTTATTTATAATCAATAATTGCAGTACAAAAGCATCAGTAAAGTATATACATGTCACTTTACCCCATCATTCATTGGGTGCAAATTACTCCGCAACAAAGCCATCATTAGTTTCTGCTGGCATCTTGAGCATTAGACCAGACCAGAACAGATTGTTACCTGGAAGCAGCATCTTAATCTGTCTGTTGTGCATATTAGCCTTGGGCTGGGTTAGTTAATGCAAGGGGGTTGGAGAATTGAAGACATGGGGTGCATCGAACATGTTAGATATGCATTCATTGACACAGGTTCAGGTCAGGCATGAGTATCCATTTGCACAGTAGCTGCAAGGTTTAATACTCTGGTTTAATCTCCAGTGCAGTGGTTTTAGAAGATGACAAAACCTAACAAATGCCAGTTGAAAGTGACCCCAATCTTCTGGAGGGAATGTGCTCCATcttttggaggggagggggggagagatgagtgcAATACAAAGACTACAGACATTTAGTGGGTAACCCAAGTAAGTACAGCTCATGGCATTCAGGACAATCCTTCCTTCCTTAAACGGTGAACAGAGGATGTTCAGGAACGAGGGATGTTTTCAGCTTTGGGACCAGCACAGATGCAGACTGGTAAAAGCAGAGAGCAGACCCAGCAGATAGATGTGTACGACTGGTCCAGGCTCCACACCGCTCTTGGAGTTGCACAAGTTAAAGCTGCAGCAGCTAAGTGTCAATCCCGACTCGATATTGAACCCCGCCTGCACGTCCTTGTTGTTACACTTTCGCTTGGTCCAGCAGCGGCGGAAGAAATGATTGTCTTACAGGAATAAGAACAGATTAACAAATGATTATCGATTGGACAGTGAAAccagagggagtgcagcaaaaaAATGTTTGGTGGCGGGGAGGAGGAAGTTGGGGAAGCACAAGGTGTTTGGCGGGGCCAGGGAGGGTGTGTAGGAACGGAAGTGGTCCACTGCAGGCAAAGAGGCACCATCTCTGAACCAAGTTCAACTTccagatttcagtctgaagaagggtctcgacccaaaacgtcatgcattccttctctccagagatgctgcctcacccgctgagttactccagcat contains:
- the LOC129705901 gene encoding CD59A glycoprotein-like — translated: MRAMEHSILKCLLFISLCSAFGSALECYVCESKEDSLCTKQSCGNDQDACLNVTFHNNHFFRRCWTKRKCNNKDVQAGFNIESGLTLSCCSFNLCNSKSGVEPGPVVHIYLLGLLSAFTSLHLCWSQS